The following proteins come from a genomic window of Nostoc sp. TCL26-01:
- a CDS encoding multicopper oxidase domain-containing protein gives MPNNFTLDTKEFFSRRQLLKLGLGSAGVVGAAILWQTLNGHSKSIVKVPSMGIDATDQVANPMKMLREFDYGTVKLENGRTIREFELTAGTSVIQLNTAVAYNIWDLNGRIPGPTLRAKQGDRIRVLFHNQAGHSHSLHFHGVHPAEMDGVRPVSNGSATIYEFDAEPYGVHLYHCHIEPVTRHIAKGLYGMFIIDPPTPRPPADEIVLVMGGYDIDDNSHNDYYAFNGLPHHYMHHPIQIYQNQLIRLYVLNIIEYDPAVTFHLHANFFDVYRYGMSMQASEKTDVITMGIAERHILEFAFRYPGKYMFHPHQDAIAENGCMGQFEVVSG, from the coding sequence ATGCCCAATAACTTTACTCTAGATACAAAAGAATTTTTCAGTCGTCGCCAATTGTTGAAACTGGGATTAGGTAGTGCTGGTGTGGTGGGTGCGGCAATTTTGTGGCAAACCTTGAATGGACACAGTAAGTCAATTGTCAAAGTACCATCGATGGGAATAGATGCAACTGATCAGGTTGCTAATCCCATGAAGATGCTGAGAGAATTTGATTATGGGACTGTAAAACTAGAAAATGGTCGGACAATTCGAGAATTTGAATTAACTGCCGGGACTTCTGTTATTCAGCTTAATACTGCTGTTGCTTATAATATTTGGGATTTGAATGGTCGCATACCGGGGCCGACACTCAGGGCGAAACAGGGCGATCGCATCCGGGTATTATTTCATAATCAAGCTGGACATTCCCATTCGCTACATTTTCACGGTGTCCATCCAGCAGAGATGGATGGTGTACGTCCTGTGAGTAATGGTAGCGCCACAATTTATGAATTTGATGCTGAACCTTACGGTGTTCATTTATATCACTGCCATATTGAACCTGTGACTCGTCATATCGCCAAAGGTTTGTATGGAATGTTTATTATCGATCCGCCGACACCCCGTCCCCCGGCGGATGAGATAGTTTTGGTCATGGGTGGGTATGACATAGACGATAATAGCCACAATGACTACTATGCTTTTAACGGCTTGCCGCATCACTATATGCACCATCCGATTCAGATTTACCAAAATCAATTGATTCGGCTATATGTTCTCAACATTATTGAGTATGATCCGGCGGTAACATTTCACCTTCATGCCAATTTCTTTGATGTCTATCGTTATGGCATGAGTATGCAGGCTAGCGAGAAAACCGATGTCATTACAATGGGGATAGCAGAAAGACATATCCTAGAGTTTGCTTTTCGCTATCCAGGTAAGTATATGTTTCATCCTCATCAAGATGCGATCGCTGAAAATGGTTGCATGGGACAATTTGAAGT
- a CDS encoding CbtB-domain containing protein translates to MTTLSSNSVLRKTAGITLSKPVQVTLYMLLSSLVIWTVFFSTYPAAHSTTHSLRHHTLGVACH, encoded by the coding sequence ATGACAACTTTATCCTCTAATTCAGTATTACGAAAGACCGCAGGTATTACCCTGTCTAAGCCTGTACAGGTAACACTTTATATGCTGCTATCTTCTTTAGTCATCTGGACTGTATTCTTTTCCACTTATCCCGCAGCCCACAGCACAACCCATTCACTACGTCACCATACTCTCGGTGTTGCTTGTCACTAA